DNA from Nocardioides seonyuensis:
CTCGTCGACCAGACGCTCGATCCCCTCCGGTGCAAGGATCGGTCCCGGGTCGTCGGGACCCGTCACGATGCCCATCACGACTGCGGCTGGAACGGTCACCGTGAGCAGCCCCAGGAGCAGCTTCATCCAGCGCGGAGTCGCGTCCCACCGCTGCTTGGACTCCCTCCAGCTCCGCGGCCGTCCGGTGAGGACGACGCTCCCCGGGGTCGAGCCACCCACATCCGGCTCAGCCAGGCGCAGGCCCGGCGGCAGCTGCAGGTCCGAGACAAGGGGCCTGAGGTCGTCGAGCCCCTCGGCGGTGAGTGCCCGGGACACGCGTTCCTCGCGCTCGGCGTCGTCGAGCTGACCCTCCACGTAGGCGGTGGTCAGCGCCTCGACCACGCGGTCTCGGTCTGCCGAGCGGGCGCGCTTCCGCTGGTGGCGGGACATGGCGGAACCCTAGCCCCGGGCGACGCGGCGCCTGAGGCACTGCGTCCCCAGAGGTGTCGCCAGAGGTCTAGCCCACGATGACGTGGCCGTCGCGCGGTGTGATCCTGACAAGACCATTCTCCCGGGAGGCACCCATGCCACGTCTGCGCCAAGGGCTCTACGCCAACATCGTCTCCACGCTCGCACTCCTGCTTGCCTTGGGCGGCACCTCGTACGCCGTAGCGAACATCACAGGCAAGGACATCAAGAACGGCTCGGTGACGGGCAAGGACCTCGCCCGCAACTCGGTCAACTCGGGCAAGGTCCGCAACGGGTCGCTCAAGGCCAAGGACTTCAAGTCGGGCGAGCTGCCGGCCGGGGCTCCTGGCGCCGCCGGACCGGCCGGACCTGCTGGGCCCGCCGGAGCGACGGGCCCAGCGGGAGCGACCGGACCCGCGGGGGCAACCGGCCCCCGGGGACCCTCCGCCGCGTTCACGGCTGCGAACGCCGCCCCGACGAGCATCCAGAGCGAGACCAACGTGGTGACGTTGTCGTTGCCGGCCGGGTCCTACGTCCTCAACGCGAAGGCCACCATCACCAACAGCTACACCGGCGAGGTGCTGACCCGGTGCCGTCTCGTCGCGGGCGCGAGCGAGGACGTGGCCAGGGCAAGCCTCACCACCCCCACCGCTGCCGGAGGCAATGTCGAGACGCTGCCGATGACGCTCACGCACACCTTCGAGTCCGCCGGGGAGGCTCTGCTCAGGTGCTACAACTTCGGTGCCGCCGGACACTCCGAGCACGCCCGGATCACGGCCGTCCAGGTGGCCTCGATCACCCCCTGACGCGGCAAGCGGGTCCACCCGGACCCCTGGCACGCCCGGCTCCGTAGACTCCGGGCGTGCCTGCCGACTCCCCCGCCGTCGAGATCGACGGCCTGGTGATGGCCTACGGCGCCAAGACGGCCGTCGACGGCCTCTCCCTCCGAGTCGAGCGCGGCACGGTCACCGCCGTCCTCGGCCCGAACGGTGCCGGCAAGACCACCACCCTGGAGACGTGCGAAGGCTACCGTCGGCCGCAGGCGGGCGTCGTACGCGTGCTCGGCCTCGACCCTCAGCGACAGCGCGGCGCCCTCCTCCCGCGGATCGGCGTGATGCTCCAGTCGGGCGGCGCCTGGTCCGGGGTGCGGGCGGTCGAGATGCTCGACCACGTCGCTGCCATGCATGCACACCCGCTCCCCACCCCCGTCCTCGTGGAGCGCCTCGGGCTCGGTGACTGCGGCAAGACTCCCTACCGGCGACTCTCCGGGGGCCAGCAGCAGCGGCTCGGGCTGGCGATGGCACTGGTCGGGCGGCCCGAGCTGGTCTTCGTGGACGAGCCGACGGCCGGCATGGACCCCCAGGCACGACGCACCACCTGGGACCTCCTCGAGGAGGTGCGCGCCGACGGGGTGACCGTCGTGCTCACCACCCATCACATGGACGAGGCCGAGCACCTCGCAGACCACATCCACATCATCGACCACGGTCGACTGATAGCCACTGGCACCCCTTCCGAGCTGACTCGTGGCGGGAGCACTGCCACCATCCGCCTCGTGGTCAACCGGCCGTTCCCGGAGTCAGCACCCGAGTCGCTGCGCACCGAGCTCGGGCCCGGCACGGAGATCCGCCAGCTCGACGCGGTGAGCATGCTCATCAGCGGCCCTGCGGATCCCACCACCCTGGGCCGGGTGTCACGCTGGTGCGAGGCCCACGACGTGCTCCCGCAGACGCTGACCCTGGGGCAGCGCAACCTCGAGGACGTCTTCCTCGAGCTGACCGGGCGAGGGCTCTCGTGACCACCCGCACGGCCGAGGGCACCTTCGCGCCGCATCCCGGTGGCGCGCCCCTGGCGTCCCAGGTCCGCGCCCAGGCCACCATGGAGGCGCGGCTCATGCTGCGCAACGGCGAGCAGCTGCTGCTCGCCCTCGTCATCCCGGTCATGGCACTCGTCGGAGGCGTCGCCGGCGCCGAACGCCTCGGGATCGACCTCGACGGCCACCGGCCGGTCGACGTCCTCACCCCGGGCGTGCTCGCCCTCGCCGTGATGTCGACCGCCTTCACCTCGATCGCCATCGCGACCGGCTTCGAGAGGCGCTACGGCGTGATCAAGCGGCTCGGTGCCTCGCCCCTCCCCCGGCACGGGCTGCTGCTCGGCAAGGTGGTCGCCCTCCTCAACGTCGTGGCGCTACAGCTCGTGCTCCTGGTGGTCGTCGGCCTCACCCTCGGGTGGGAGCCGTCCTCACTGAGCCCTGCGATCTCGGTGGGTGCAACGGCGCTCGCCGTCGCCACCGGCACCTGGGCGTTCGCCTCGTTGGGACTCTTCGTGGCCGGTGTGATGCGCGCCGAGGCGACGCTCGCCCTCGCCAACCTCGTCTACCTCCTGATGATGGCCGGCGGGGGCGTGGTCCTCCCCACGTCCTCCTACGGACAGGCGGCCGTGTTCATCCAGTGGCTCCCCTCGGCCGCGCTGGGCGATGCCATGCGTGCCGCCCTGCTCGACGCCTCGGTCGACGGACGCGCGGTCGTCATCCTCCTGGCATGGGCCGTCCTGGGGACCCTGCTCACCGCGAGGACCTTCTCGTGGGAGTGACCGAACGCCTCGCGCCCCTGGCCCGCTGGCTCTGGCCACTCGCGATCGCCAACCTGCTCGCCAACATCGGCATCGTCGTCACGGGCGCCGCCGTGCGGCTCACCGGATCTGGGCTCGGCTGCCCCACGTGGCCGCGATGCACGGAGGAGTCCTACGTCGCCCACGGCGAGCTGGGGATCAACGGCGCCATCGAGTTCGGCAACCGGCTGCTGACCTTCGCCCTCGCGGCCGTGGCCATCCTCTGCTTCCTCGCCGCGGTCGGCGCCCGGCACCGGCGAGCCACGCGCCTGTCGCTCGTGATCGGGCTCGGCATCCCGCTGCAGGCCCTCATCGGCGGGGTCACCGTGCTCACCGACCTCAACCCGTGGGTCGTCGCAGGGCATTTCATGGCCTCGATGTTCATCATCATGGTGTGCGTCGCGCTCCTCGACGAGCTGCGCAGCCCCGAGCGCGGGCTGGCGTCCCGCCCGCAGCGAGCCCTCGCGTTCGCCACGCTGGGGATGGGCTGGGTCGTGCTCTACCTCGGCACCGTCGTCACCGGCGCAGGACCGCACGCCGGTGACGCCCACGCA
Protein-coding regions in this window:
- a CDS encoding DUF1707 SHOCT-like domain-containing protein, which gives rise to MSRHQRKRARSADRDRVVEALTTAYVEGQLDDAEREERVSRALTAEGLDDLRPLVSDLQLPPGLRLAEPDVGGSTPGSVVLTGRPRSWRESKQRWDATPRWMKLLLGLLTVTVPAAVVMGIVTGPDDPGPILAPEGIERLVDEVDDTFGTTEVVEAEITDERALVTVPTDDGMHSETFGWDGKEFSLWYRGGVPQGQLVDLADVDAAALVETAEAARTTLGVEDVSHVSVDVGDPPAGPARLRFEVANEFREKASLETDLSGDEVLNRSPRS
- a CDS encoding ABC transporter ATP-binding protein, whose translation is MPADSPAVEIDGLVMAYGAKTAVDGLSLRVERGTVTAVLGPNGAGKTTTLETCEGYRRPQAGVVRVLGLDPQRQRGALLPRIGVMLQSGGAWSGVRAVEMLDHVAAMHAHPLPTPVLVERLGLGDCGKTPYRRLSGGQQQRLGLAMALVGRPELVFVDEPTAGMDPQARRTTWDLLEEVRADGVTVVLTTHHMDEAEHLADHIHIIDHGRLIATGTPSELTRGGSTATIRLVVNRPFPESAPESLRTELGPGTEIRQLDAVSMLISGPADPTTLGRVSRWCEAHDVLPQTLTLGQRNLEDVFLELTGRGLS
- a CDS encoding ABC transporter permease codes for the protein MTTRTAEGTFAPHPGGAPLASQVRAQATMEARLMLRNGEQLLLALVIPVMALVGGVAGAERLGIDLDGHRPVDVLTPGVLALAVMSTAFTSIAIATGFERRYGVIKRLGASPLPRHGLLLGKVVALLNVVALQLVLLVVVGLTLGWEPSSLSPAISVGATALAVATGTWAFASLGLFVAGVMRAEATLALANLVYLLMMAGGGVVLPTSSYGQAAVFIQWLPSAALGDAMRAALLDASVDGRAVVILLAWAVLGTLLTARTFSWE
- a CDS encoding COX15/CtaA family protein, whose amino-acid sequence is MGVTERLAPLARWLWPLAIANLLANIGIVVTGAAVRLTGSGLGCPTWPRCTEESYVAHGELGINGAIEFGNRLLTFALAAVAILCFLAAVGARHRRATRLSLVIGLGIPLQALIGGVTVLTDLNPWVVAGHFMASMFIIMVCVALLDELRSPERGLASRPQRALAFATLGMGWVVLYLGTVVTGAGPHAGDAHARRNGLDPAAASQSHAFAVYVLVALTVVLLVVALRAGDRWLALVTGLVLGIELLQGVLGWVQYLLDLPVGLVALHMLGAGLLAAGLARIALAVLPHRTDHEPRADDTVQTTPATRASTDEG